The Aeoliella mucimassa genome includes the window GGTCCAGCCGATCAGCGAGTAGTCTTCCTCGTCGTCGCGAACCGAGGTGTACTGCTGGGCCTCGAAGCCCAAGCGGAAGAACAGGCTGCTGTGATATACCCGACTCGTTGCTTGGTCAAGTGATCGTTCGCCTGAGCGCGGGAGGCTTTGCACCCAGCTAAGGAGTCTCGCCGACGATCTCTACCTGGATCACGCTAGGGATGCGTCCCTTGGTGTTGATCAGGTCGCCGTCGACTTCGCCGATCTCGCCGCTGGCGAGTTGCAGCGGGGTAACATGCCAGACGTCGCTACCGAGAACGTTGCCATTGCGATCGAGCGCGGTGTAAACCACTTCGATCCATTCGTAGTCGTCGGGGCTCGTGTTACGAACCGTTCCCTCTACGCGAACTTTGCCGAGTACCCATTCCACTTTGCGTGGAGTGAATGGCAAACCAACGCTGGACGAATCCAGTACCTCGAACTTAACACTCTTGATTTCGCGGGCTTCGGCCGACGTGGCCAGGCAACAAGCAATCGATAACGCGACGGCGGACAACACGGTCCGATACATGGGTAAAGCTTTCGGTGAAAAGGAAAAACGATGAGTAGCGGGGGTAACAGTGAGTTGTTTTCTGCCCGTTCATCACAAGCTTAGTTCACGAACGCAAGTCGTGCGGTCGGGCGCACGGTGTGGATCTCCGATTCCTGCTATCTTTTGCAGTCAGCGTGTAGGACTTGCGCCGGTTGCGCGGCTCGAGAAGCAACCGTGGTTGCACTAGTACGTCTTTCCTGAAATCCATTCCGCTGCTATATGCTGCGGAATGAAAAAGCACATTGTTTGCCTGGACCACCAGGCCCGTGGAGGTTTGGAGCAGCTAGCACGCTCAGGCGCCCGCGCGGCGCAAGTGGTGCGTCGCTGCCAGATATTATTGAAATCGGACTCGGGATGCACCGACGAAGAGATCGCCGAGCATGTGGGCTGCACGACGCGCAACGTCCGAGCCGTCCGAAAGCGGTTCTGCGAAGAGGGCGTCCAGCGGGCGGTGTACGATGCGCCTCGCTCGGGCCGCCCCCCAGAGTTCACCAAGCGGCAGCAGCAACAGGTAATCGCCCTGGCGTGCAGCGAGCCGCCCGAGGGACGGGCTCGCTGGACGCTGGAATTGTTGTGCGAGCACGCGGTGAAGGAAGGCTTCGTCGATTCGCTCAGCGTGACGGAGGTCTCGCTGTGGCTCAAGGAACACGACCTGAAGCCGTGGCGAAAAAAACTTGGTGCGTGCCCAAGCTGAACGACGAGTTCTGTGAGCGGATGGAGGACGTCCTCGAGCAGTACGAGAAGCCGCTCGACCCGAACGAGCCGGTCGTCTGCCTCGACGAGCAGCCCTATCAGAGGGTCGACGACGCGCGGCCGCCCGAGCCCGCGGCACCCGGCAAGATCGCGAAGCAGGACTACGAGTACCGCCGCTGCGGAACCTGCAGCGTGTTCGTGGCGGTCGAGCCGAAGGCGGGCAAGCGATTCGTTCAGGCCAAGCGTCACCGCAAGCGAGCCGACTTCGCCCGGTTCGTCCGCGACCTCTTGAAGCGCTATCCCGACGCAGAGCGGGTTCATCTGGTGATGGACAACCTCAACACGCACAACGAGAAGTCGTTGATCGAAACCTTTGGCGAGGAGGCGGCTCGGCCAATGCTGGAGCGGATTGTGTGGCATTTTACCCCCAAGCATGCCAGTTGGCTCAACATGGCCGAGATCGAAATCTCGGCCATACAGCGACAATGCCTGGGACGTCGGTTGGCTTCGCTCGACAAGGTTCAAAGCGAACTCTCCCACTGTTCACGCGACCGCAATCGGAAGAAAATCAAAATCAATTGGACCTTCCATCGAAAAGACGCCAAACGCGTCTTCCCTGAACTCTATAGGAAATGACTTCCGGGACGACGTACTAGGGAAGCCGAAAAGCGTCGCGGAGTTCGCGAATAACCCAGGCACCGAGCGTGGTCCGCCCGGTTTCGACCTTCGCCCGCCCACCGCTTTCGAGCGGCAACTCGAGCCGTGGATCATCGAGCACGACGCGGGCTTCGTAAAGCGGTCGGGCATCGATCGTTGGGGTGCCCCAACGAGAAGGGCCGGTCGACTCGCTCGTTGCAGCGGTCGATACGCGAGCGATGTCGCGGATGGATCCCCACAGCGGAGTCGAACCAACGCCTGCGAGTTGCACACGAACTCGCTGCCCGGGCGTCACGAGTTCGACATCGTTCTCGTCGATCGCCAGCGCTACTTCGCGCGTGTCGGCGTCGGCAACCATCGCGACCGGCGTGCCCGGCTCGATCCAGGCACCTTGGTTCTCGCGATCGAGCGGGGTACCACTCCAGCGGGCGAGCGTCAGGC containing:
- a CDS encoding FxLYD domain-containing protein, which gives rise to MLSAVALSIACCLATSAEAREIKSVKFEVLDSSSVGLPFTPRKVEWVLGKVRVEGTVRNTSPDDYEWIEVVYTALDRNGNVLGSDVWHVTPLQLASGEIGEVDGDLINTKGRIPSVIQVEIVGETP
- a CDS encoding helix-turn-helix domain-containing protein is translated as MKKHIVCLDHQARGGLEQLARSGARAAQVVRRCQILLKSDSGCTDEEIAEHVGCTTRNVRAVRKRFCEEGVQRAVYDAPRSGRPPEFTKRQQQQVIALACSEPPEGRARWTLELLCEHAVKEGFVDSLSVTEVSLWLKEHDLKPWRKKLGACPS
- a CDS encoding IS630 family transposase; amino-acid sequence: MPKLNDEFCERMEDVLEQYEKPLDPNEPVVCLDEQPYQRVDDARPPEPAAPGKIAKQDYEYRRCGTCSVFVAVEPKAGKRFVQAKRHRKRADFARFVRDLLKRYPDAERVHLVMDNLNTHNEKSLIETFGEEAARPMLERIVWHFTPKHASWLNMAEIEISAIQRQCLGRRLASLDKVQSELSHCSRDRNRKKIKINWTFHRKDAKRVFPELYRK